Proteins from a single region of Cyanobium sp. Tous-M-B4:
- a CDS encoding DUF1517 domain-containing protein, which produces MASSALALSTRLVLRRCFSLLAVPMFVLSLLVVHPSPSWAASGGRIGGGSFRSAPSMPRSYGGGGYRGGGGGYNSGYRGGYGGGGIGFPFLIPMFGFGGGGLFGFLVLMAVGGLLLNAVRGGGGGGQGPAISGSRSDLVGGGRPDGPVTISQLQVGLLASARQLQTDLRRLAGSADTSHAAGLQALLQETTLALLRHPDLWVYANSEVGQVPFASAESTFNRLSMTERSKLQREVTTNVGGKRFSDDSVAAGDSDASSDFIAVTLLVASRSRLALKGSGSADQVRDSLQQLGAVGAADLLAIEVIWQPEGAGEVLSTEELLTAYPQLQHL; this is translated from the coding sequence ATCGCTTCCAGCGCCTTGGCGCTTTCTACCCGTCTGGTCTTGCGGCGCTGCTTCAGCTTGCTGGCCGTGCCGATGTTTGTCCTGAGCCTGTTGGTGGTGCATCCCAGCCCCAGCTGGGCCGCCAGTGGCGGCCGCATAGGTGGAGGCAGCTTCCGCTCGGCCCCCTCGATGCCGAGAAGCTATGGCGGTGGTGGTTATAGAGGTGGTGGTGGCGGCTACAACAGCGGCTACCGCGGTGGCTACGGGGGAGGGGGCATCGGCTTTCCCTTCCTGATTCCAATGTTTGGTTTCGGTGGCGGTGGCCTGTTTGGCTTCCTTGTGCTGATGGCCGTGGGAGGTCTGCTGCTCAATGCGGTGCGTGGTGGCGGCGGTGGCGGCCAGGGGCCAGCAATTTCCGGCAGCCGCAGCGATCTGGTGGGCGGCGGCCGCCCCGATGGCCCGGTCACTATCAGCCAGCTGCAGGTGGGGCTGCTGGCATCGGCCCGCCAGCTTCAAACCGATCTGCGCCGTTTAGCTGGCAGCGCTGACACCAGCCATGCGGCTGGCCTCCAAGCCCTGCTTCAGGAGACCACCTTGGCCCTGCTGCGCCACCCCGACCTCTGGGTCTATGCCAATTCAGAGGTGGGTCAGGTGCCTTTCGCTAGTGCCGAATCCACCTTCAATCGCCTTTCGATGACGGAGCGCAGCAAGTTGCAGCGAGAGGTCACCACCAACGTGGGCGGCAAGCGCTTTAGCGATGACAGCGTGGCCGCAGGAGATAGCGATGCCAGTAGCGATTTCATCGCCGTCACCCTGCTGGTGGCAAGCCGCAGCCGGCTTGCGCTCAAGGGTTCGGGCAGTGCCGATCAAGTGCGTGATTCGCTGCAGCAACTCGGTGCCGTCGGTGCAGCTGACCTGCTGGCGATCGAGGTGATCTGGCAGCCGGAAGGGGCTGGTGAAGTGCTGAGCACCGAAGAATTGCTAACTGCTTACCCCCAGCTTCAACACCTCTAG
- the thiS gene encoding sulfur carrier protein ThiS: protein MRLQVNGDQRACSAGLNLEQALLELGYKPRLVVVEFNGTILPRQAWPTQPVVESDVLEVVTIVGGGS from the coding sequence ATCCGGCTGCAGGTAAACGGCGATCAGCGAGCCTGCTCAGCCGGACTCAATTTGGAGCAGGCCCTGCTGGAACTGGGCTACAAGCCCCGCTTGGTGGTGGTGGAGTTCAACGGCACGATCCTGCCCAGACAGGCCTGGCCCACCCAGCCGGTGGTGGAATCCGATGTGCTGGAGGTGGTCACCATTGTGGGCGGTGGTTCCTAG
- the larB gene encoding nickel pincer cofactor biosynthesis protein LarB yields MNGSPEHRLDLGRRQRLGMVEAIWGEHKSVEQIARILEELDGAGELALVTRICPEKAEAVAALLGPERGEAWLLQHHSQARCLSAGPLPSPDSRLGRVAVLSGGTSDLPVAAEAQLALACHGIATELVLDVGVAGLHRLLERLEELRHADVLIACAGMEGALPTVLAGLLPQPVIGVPVAVGYGVSAGGVAALHGMLASCAPGLTVVNIDNGYGAAMAALRILGCGPGRSAAGSQGS; encoded by the coding sequence ATGAACGGCAGCCCGGAGCATCGACTCGACCTTGGCCGCCGCCAGCGGCTGGGGATGGTGGAGGCGATCTGGGGCGAGCACAAAAGTGTCGAGCAGATCGCCCGGATCCTGGAGGAGCTGGATGGCGCAGGAGAGCTAGCGCTTGTGACCCGCATCTGCCCTGAGAAGGCGGAAGCCGTGGCAGCACTACTTGGGCCGGAGCGAGGGGAGGCCTGGCTTCTGCAGCACCATTCACAGGCCCGCTGTCTCAGCGCCGGCCCCCTACCAAGCCCGGATTCCAGGCTGGGGCGGGTAGCGGTGCTGAGCGGCGGCACCAGTGATCTGCCGGTGGCGGCCGAGGCCCAGCTGGCCTTGGCCTGCCATGGCATCGCCACCGAGCTGGTGCTGGATGTGGGCGTGGCGGGGCTGCACCGGCTGCTCGAGCGCCTCGAAGAGCTGCGTCATGCCGATGTGCTGATCGCCTGTGCTGGTATGGAGGGAGCCCTGCCCACCGTGCTGGCCGGGCTACTACCCCAGCCGGTGATCGGCGTGCCGGTAGCGGTGGGCTATGGCGTAAGTGCCGGTGGCGTGGCCGCCTTGCACGGCATGTTGGCCAGTTGCGCCCCCGGGCTCACGGTGGTCAACATCGACAACGGTTACGGCGCCGCCATGGCAGCCCTGCGGATCCTGGGCTGCGGGCCTGGGCGCTCAGCAGCCGGGTCGCAGGGGAGTTGA
- a CDS encoding thiamine phosphate synthase, with translation MDSTLDSSSSPARDRLLDANLDRAREGLRVLEDWARFGLDRGDLVVRTKDMRQRLGRLHRDAYKFARHTATDPAAGLGHPAQAERSSPSAVVGANAGRVQEALRVLEEFGRSSDPLLAEEASALRYLLYDLEVDLLQACRLAAAGGAGRRELLASCRLYLVTSPVPDLEQVVAAALGAGVRLVQYRAKEAAGLDDLQKLSQARALRQLCATHGALFLVNDRIDIALAVEADGVHLGQGDLPPAVARQLLGPDRLIGRSTHALAQLQQAVSDGCDYIGVGPVQATPTKPGREPVGLDYVRQAAAASPIPFFAIGGLEVSKVAAVRAAGAQRIAVVRAITEAVDPAAATAELLAALEVPAS, from the coding sequence ATGGATTCCACCCTAGACAGCTCCTCCAGCCCAGCCCGCGACCGGCTGCTCGATGCCAACCTCGATCGGGCTCGCGAGGGCTTGCGGGTACTGGAAGATTGGGCCCGCTTTGGCCTCGATCGAGGCGATCTGGTGGTGCGCACCAAGGACATGCGCCAGCGGCTGGGCAGGTTGCATCGCGATGCCTACAAATTTGCGCGCCACACCGCCACCGATCCGGCCGCGGGCCTCGGACATCCGGCCCAAGCGGAGCGATCCAGCCCCAGCGCCGTGGTGGGTGCCAACGCCGGCCGGGTGCAGGAGGCTTTGCGGGTGCTGGAGGAATTTGGGCGCAGCAGCGATCCCCTGCTGGCTGAGGAGGCCTCAGCTCTGCGCTATCTGCTCTACGACCTTGAAGTGGATCTGTTGCAGGCCTGTCGTCTGGCCGCTGCGGGCGGGGCGGGCCGCCGTGAGCTGCTGGCTAGCTGCCGGCTCTATTTGGTTACTTCGCCGGTGCCCGACCTGGAGCAGGTGGTGGCCGCGGCCCTGGGGGCCGGGGTACGCCTGGTGCAATACCGCGCCAAAGAGGCCGCCGGTCTCGATGACCTGCAAAAACTCAGCCAGGCCCGAGCCCTGCGCCAGCTCTGCGCCACCCATGGCGCCCTGTTTTTGGTGAATGACCGCATTGATATTGCCCTGGCTGTGGAGGCTGACGGGGTGCACCTGGGCCAGGGGGATCTGCCGCCGGCGGTGGCGCGCCAGCTGCTGGGCCCAGATCGGTTGATTGGCCGCAGCACCCATGCCCTGGCCCAGTTGCAGCAGGCGGTCAGCGATGGTTGCGACTACATCGGTGTCGGCCCGGTGCAGGCCACCCCCACCAAGCCCGGCCGGGAGCCGGTGGGGCTCGATTACGTGCGCCAGGCCGCGGCGGCTAGTCCGATCCCCTTCTTTGCCATCGGCGGGCTGGAGGTCAGCAAGGTGGCGGCGGTGCGGGCTGCTGGAGCCCAGCGGATTGCGGTGGTGCGGGCGATCACCGAGGCGGTTGATCCGGCTGCCGCCACCGCCGAGCTGCTGGCAGCACTTGAGGTGCCGGCTTCGTGA